The window ATCCGCTGTTGCAGGATCGCTACGTGCGCCACCTCGGCAAGCTGATCGAGCTTTGCGAAAAAGAGGTCGTGCGCACGCGCGGCTCGGAAGCCATGAACGCGACGGCGCAGATGTACTTCAACCATTTCACCGTCGCCCGCGATATGTTCGAGAACCGCTATCAGCGGAATATCTTGAACGGCTTTCGCGCCCTTCAAGAAGCCGGCGCCATTGACATCATCACCTGTGGCGCGACGCACGGCTTTTTGCCGCTGATGACGCGCACGGAGGCGCGGCGCGCACAGATCGAGGTCGGTAAGCGGAATTACATGAAGCATTTCGGGCGCGAGCCGCGCGGCATCTGGCTGCCGGAATGCGCCTACACCGCCGGCGTAGACGATCTGCTGGCGGCGGCGGGGATTCGCTTCTTCGTCGTTGACGCGCACGCCATCATGTTCGGCCACCCGCAGCCGCGGCGCGGCATCTACGCCCCGGCCATCACGCCTGCCGGTGTCGCCGCTTTTGCGCGCGACGTCGAGACCAGCGAGCAGGTCTGGAGCGCCGAGATCGGCTATCCGGGCGATGTCGATTACCGCGAGTTTTACCGCGACCTCGGCTTCGACGGCGATTACGACTACATCAAGCCTTACTTGCACAGCGACGGCATTCGCCGCAATCTCGGCATCAAGTATTTCCGCGTCACCGGCAAGGTTGACCTCGGCGCCAAGCAGCCTTACGTGCCGCAGTGGGCGGCGGGCAAAGCGGCGACGCACGCCGCCCACTTCATGCACAACCGCCAGGCGCAGGCGCAGCACCTGGCCCCGGTTCTGGGCCGCAAGCCGCTGATCGTCTCGCCCTACGACGCCGAGTTGTTCGGCCACTGGTGGTTCGAGGGGCCGCAGTTCTTAAACCACCTCTTCCGCAAAATTCACTTCGACCAGGACGAGATTCGCCTGGCGACGCCGCTCGATTATCTGGCCGAGTACACGGACAACCAGCAGCAGCAGATCAGCACCTCGTCGTGGGGCGCGGAAGGCTATTACCGCGTCTGGATCAACGGCGAGAACGAATGGATGTATATGCACCAGCACGTCGCCGAAGACCGCATGATCGAGCTGGCGCGCGAGCACACGGAAGCTGAAGGCTTGATGCAGCGCGCCCTGAATCAGGCGGCGCGCGAGTTGTTGCTGGCGGAATCTTCGGACTGGGCCTTCATCATCACGACGGCGACCAGCGTGCAATACGCCAAGAAGCGTTTCCGCGATCATATCCACCGCTTCACGCGGCTTTACGAGATGATTAAGCGCGCCGAGATTGACGAGGAATGGCTCGCCGACGTCGAATGGAAAGACTCGATTTTTCAGGAGATTGATTACAAAGTCTATCAATAACCTGCTCGGCTGTGGACGATTACACCCCGCTTCTGGGAGAATAATTAATCCAGCAAGGGCCTTGAGGTGTAAACGGCGTGATCGAGCAGACGGTTTCTCATTATCGCATTATCAGAGAACTCGGCGCGGGCGGTATGGGCGAGGTGTATCTCGCCGAAGACCTCAGGCTCGGTCGCAGCGTCGCGCTCAAATTCCTGCCGGCCTCTTATCAGTACGATCCTGACCGCCGCACGCGCTTCATGCAGGAAGCGCGCGCCACCTCGGCCCTGCGCTCGCCGCACATCGTGGCGATCTACGACATCGGCGAATATGAAGGCGCCATCTTCATCGTCATGGAGTACGTCGAAGGCGAACTGCTCAGCTTGCGCCTGGAGCGCGGCCCGCTCCCCTTGCGCGACGTA is drawn from Blastocatellia bacterium and contains these coding sequences:
- a CDS encoding 1,4-alpha-glucan branching protein domain-containing protein, with product MEQGLLAIILHAHLPFVRHPEYPEFLEEDWLFEAISETYLPLLQVFEGCMLDGVRARVTLGLTPPLCEMLADPLLQDRYVRHLGKLIELCEKEVVRTRGSEAMNATAQMYFNHFTVARDMFENRYQRNILNGFRALQEAGAIDIITCGATHGFLPLMTRTEARRAQIEVGKRNYMKHFGREPRGIWLPECAYTAGVDDLLAAAGIRFFVVDAHAIMFGHPQPRRGIYAPAITPAGVAAFARDVETSEQVWSAEIGYPGDVDYREFYRDLGFDGDYDYIKPYLHSDGIRRNLGIKYFRVTGKVDLGAKQPYVPQWAAGKAATHAAHFMHNRQAQAQHLAPVLGRKPLIVSPYDAELFGHWWFEGPQFLNHLFRKIHFDQDEIRLATPLDYLAEYTDNQQQQISTSSWGAEGYYRVWINGENEWMYMHQHVAEDRMIELAREHTEAEGLMQRALNQAARELLLAESSDWAFIITTATSVQYAKKRFRDHIHRFTRLYEMIKRAEIDEEWLADVEWKDSIFQEIDYKVYQ